From Anopheles coluzzii chromosome 3, AcolN3, whole genome shotgun sequence, the proteins below share one genomic window:
- the LOC120957594 gene encoding general transcription and DNA repair factor IIH helicase subunit XPB, with protein sequence MGPPKKSSKKDKSGSGSGSASGFVENKWNKKRRTEDEAYAAFADDDDSNLGESDFVPDAATKNAEKNDDAIQEDEYGAKDYRSQMELKPDNESRPLWVAPNGHIFLESFSPVYKHAHDFLIAISEPVCRPEHIHEYKLTAYSLYAAVSVGLQTHDIVEYLKRLSKTTIPEGIVEFIRLCTLSYGKVKLVLKHNKYFVESPHPEVLQKLLKDPVIQSCRLRRTEEEGGDGFIKQTLEKGKGITAFGQTKLAPGQTTLPAPGATTTETGEKLAEGGETVTEEAAVPEDITNFYDKMDNEEEEEEANLNTVSFEVNQEKIEVLQKRCIEIEFPLLAEYDFRNDTINADINIDLKPAAVLRPYQEKSLRKMFGNGRARSGVIVLPCGAGKSLVGVTACCTVRKRALVLCNSGVSVEQWKQQFKMWSTADDSMICRFTSEAKDKPMGCGILVTTYSMITHTQKRSWEAEQTMRWLQEQEWGIMVLDEVHTIPAKMFRRVLTIVQSHCKLGLTATLLREDDKIADLNFLIGPKLYEANWLELQKRGYIARVQCAEVWCPMAPEFYREYLIAKTSKKMLLYVMNPAKFRACQYLIRYHEKRGDKTIVFSDNVFALKHYAIKMNKPYIYGPTSQNERIQILQNFKFNPKVNTIFVSKVADTSFDLPEANVLIQISSHGGSRRQEAQRLGRILRAKKGAIAEEYNAFFYTLVSQDTLEMGYSRKRQRFLVNQGYSYKVITHLAGMESDPDLFYKTREEQGQLLQQVLSATDMDCEDERMPGDGTGVPRPGGSKRTGGLSSMAGADDAIYYERKKSAHQHPLFKKFRC encoded by the exons ATGGGTCCTCCGAAAAAGTCCTCCAAAAAGGATAAAAGTGGTTCCGGATCGGGCAGTGCCAGCGGGTTCGTGGAGAACAAGTGGAACAAAAAGCGACGGACGGAAGATGAAGCGTACGCCGCGTTtgcggacgacgacgacagcaaCCTGGGCGAGAGTGACTTCGTCCCGGATGCGGCCACGAAGAATGCGGAAAAGAATGACGATGCGATCCAGGAGGATGAGTACGGGGCGAAGGACTATCGGTCGCAGATGGAGCTGAAACCGGACAACGAGTCCCGGCCGCTGTGGGTTGCGCCGAACGGGCACATCTTCCTGGAGTCGTTCTCGCCGGTGTACAAGCACGCGCACGACTTCCTGATTGCCATCTCGGAACCTGTTTGTCG CCCGGAGCACATACACGAGTACAAGCTGACCGCGTACAGTCTGTACGCGGCCGTGTCGGTCGGCCTGCAGACACACGACATTGTCGAGTACTTGAAGCGGCTCAGCAAAACAACCATTCCGGAAGGTATCGTAGAGTTCATTCGGCTCTGTACGCTGTCGTACGGTAAGGTGAAGCTGGTGCTGAAGCACAACAAGTACTTTGTGGAGAGTCCACATCCGGAAgtgctgcagaagctgctgaAAGACCCGGTCATACAGTCGTGCCGGTTGCGCCGCACTGAGGAGGAAGGTGGCGATGGGTTCATAAAGCAAACACTGGAGAAGGGGAAGGGAATAACGGCGTTCGGACAGACGAAGCTAGCTCCCGGACAAACCACACTGCCGGCCCCCGGCGCAACAACAACGGAGACGGGTG AAAAACTCGCGGAAGGTGGTGAAACGGTCACCGAGGAAGCGGCTGTACCGGAAGATATCACCAATTTCTACGACAAGATGGACAacgaagaggaagaggaggaagcaAACCTCAACACAGTTTCGTTCGAAGTGAACCAGGAAAAGATTGAAGTGCTCCAGAAGCGTTGCATCGAGATCGAGTTCCCGCTGCTGGCGGAGTACGATTTCCGCAACGATACGATCAACGCCGACATCAACATCGACCTGAAGCCGGCCGCCGTGCTGCGCCCCTACCAGGAGAAAAGTTTGCGCAAAATGTTTGGCAACGGGCGGGCCCGATCCGGAGTGATTGTGTTGCCGTGCGGTGCCGGCAAATCGCTGGTCGGCGTAACGGCCTGCTGTACGGTGCGCAAGCGTGCCCTCGTGCTCTGCAACAGCGGCGTGTCGGTGGAGCAGTGGAAGCAACAGTTCAAGATGTGGTCCACGGCGGACGACAGTATGATCTGTCGGTTCACGTCCGAGGCGAAGGATAAACCGATGGGTTGTGGCATTCTCGTGACGACCTACTCCATGATAACGCACACCCAGAAGCGTTCCTGGGAGGCGGAACAGACGATGCGCTGGCTGCAGGAGCAGGAGTGGGGCATCATGGTGCTGGACGAGGTGCACACGATCCCGGCGAAAATGTTCCGCCGTGTGCTGACCATCGTACAGTCGCACTGTAAGCTCGGGCTGACCGCAACATTGCTGCGAGAGGACGACAAAATTGCCGACCTTAACTTCCTGATCGGTCCGAAGCTGTACGAAGCGAACTGGTTGGAGCTGCAGAAGCGTGGCTACATTGCCCGGGTCCAGTGCGCTGAGGTATGGTGCCCGATGGCGCCCGAGTTCTACCGCGAGTATCTTATCGCGAAGACGTCGAAAAAGATGCTGCTGTACGTAATGAATCCGGCCAAGTTTCGGGCTTGCCAGTACTTGATACGCTACCACGAGAAGCGCGGCGACAAAACGATCGTCTTCAGCGACAACGTGTTTGCGCTGAAGCATTACGCGATCAAGATGAACAAACCGTACATCTACGGGCCGACGTCACAGAACGAGCGTATTCAGATCCTGCAGAACTTTAAATTCAACCCGAAAGTGAACACAATCTTCGTGTCGAAGGTGGCTGATACAAGCTTCGATCTGCCGGAAGCGAACGTGCTGATTCAGATCTCCTCGCACGGTGGTTCGCGTCGACAGGAGGCGCAACGTTTGGGACGTATCTTGCGTGCGAAGAAGGGCGCTATCGCGGAAGAGTACAACGCGTTCTTCTATACGCTCGTGTCGCAGGACACGCTCGAGATGGGATATTCGCGCAAGCGCCAGCGGTTCCTGGTGAACCAGGGCTACAGCTACAAGGTGATCACGCATCTGGCCGGCATGGAGAGCGATCCGGATCTGTTCTACAAGACGCGCGAAGAGCAGggccagctgctgcagcaggtgCTGTCCGCGACCGATATGGACTGTGAGGATGAGCGTATGCCGGGCGATGGGACGGGCGTGCCACGACCGGGTGGATCGAAGCGTACCGGCGGGCTTAGCTCGATGGCCGGTGCGGATGATGCGATCTATTACGAGCGGAAGAAATCGGCCCATCAGCATCCACTGTTTAAGAAGTTCCGCTGCTAG
- the LOC120957599 gene encoding chromosome transmission fidelity protein 8 homolog, with protein sequence MPIYIRNPSKNGEPNSTLEEWSIVELQGDLDVRGDRIMSGQFIGDLLYNKYGQPILIIGHHILQGRMQKIDKPLLVVEKCDLNRRDDDDEGDELMLDVSQLPMTQGSEHELDSTAQSVTSNRTVLDSTVAIEHKVVPKVEYRVRAVVRSKVLFKARPKPIIANVSKTV encoded by the exons ATGCCGATTTACATAAGAAA TCCTTCCAAAAATGGAGAACCCAACAGCACGCTGGAAGAGTGGAGCATCGTGGAGTTGCAGGGTGATCTGGACGTCCGGGGCGATCGCATCATGTCTGGACAGTTCATAGGCGATCTTCTCTACAACAAATACGGACAACCG ATTCTTATCATTGGCCATCATATACTGCAAGGAAGGATGCAGAAAATCGACAAACCACTGTTGGTGGTCGAAAAGTGCGATCTAAACCGCcgggatgacgatgatgagggCGATGAATTGATGCTGGACGTCAGCCAGCTGCCGATGACGCAAGGCAGCGAGCATGAGCTGGACTCGACGGCCCAATCGGTCACCTCGAACCGCACCGTACTCGACTCGACCGTTGCGATCGAGCACAAGGTGGTGCCGAAGGTCGAGTACCGGGTGCGTGCCGTCGTACGGAGCAAAGTATTGTTCAAAGCGCGCCCCAAACCAATCATTGCAAACGTTTCCAAAACGGTGTAA
- the LOC120957600 gene encoding serine/arginine-rich splicing factor 1-like encodes MNKAIGAIFLLAMVVLVHYASAEHKKPQDKLTRIDNVDGIEMIKPLDDVLSAMEGLRMRRAAQGGGGGGGQGQGGQGGKQGGGQGGGRRGPPDNSQGSGEN; translated from the exons ATGAACAAAGCAATTGGAGCGATTTTTCTACTagcgatggtggtgctggtg CACTACGCATCCGCTGAGCATAAGAAGCCGCAGGACAAGCTGACACGCATCGACAATGTGGACGGGATCGAGATGATCAAACCGCTCGACGATGTGCTGAGCGCGATGGAAGGCTTGCGAATGCGCCGTGCTGCCCagggtggtggcggtggtggtggccagGGACAGGGCGGACAGGGCGGTAAACAAGGTGGCGGCCAGGGTGGTGGACGTCGTGGACCACCAGACAACAGCCAGGGCAGTGGTGAAAACTAA
- the LOC120957596 gene encoding uncharacterized protein LOC120957596 yields MDICLFVLFFGAVTLSVLPHIQADSLVVISKRYSNNSYSCFVRHTKDGLEYHLTYNVCILDPSTINNGTAVTNNLVGSLHCLLYECTITADELMSADGQLECFRHTYTPPAPVLDRFTTYRKWPGTPFSIPRERRVGRTKRDFSWVTFLEKISFMGRHQSTVSKQNEAYFHYNFMNKPSSGGGGGGGSVGGNRPVQPSPPVADTTTPAIPGPPIEPLTAEA; encoded by the exons ATGGacatctgtttgtttgttctcttCTTTGGAGCCGTCACGTTGTCTGTTCTTCCTCACATCCAAGCTGATA GTCTCGTTGTAATTTCCAAGCGCTACAGCAACAACTCCTACTCCTGCTTCGTTCGCCACACCAAGGACGGTCTCGAGTATCATTTGACCTACAATGTGTGCATCTTGGACCCCTCCACCATCAACAATGGCACTGCAGTTACCAACAATCTGGTAGGATCGCTCCACTGTCTACTCTACGAGTGTACCATCACCGCCGACGAGCTGATGTCTGCCGATGGCCAGCTGGAATGCTTCCGtcatacatacacaccaccCGCGCCAGTGCTCGATCGTTTCACCACCTACAGAAAGTGGCCTGGTACGCCGTTCTCGATACCTCGAGAGAGACGAGTTGGGCGCACGAAGCGTGACTTCAGTTGGGTCACCTTCTTGGAGAAGATCTCGTTCATGGGACGGCATCAGAGCACGGTTAGCAAGCAAAATGAAGCGTACTTTCATTACAACTTTATGAACAAACCAtcgagtggtggtggtggtggtggaggttcTGTTGGAGGTAATCGTCCAGTACAGCCATCTCCGCCGGTTGCCGATACCACTACACCAGCCATACCAGGACCACCGATTGAACCATTGACAGCAGAAGCTTAG
- the LOC120957595 gene encoding diacylglycerol lipase-beta-like — protein MPALRLFGRKWLAASDDLVFPCVFEICFRIVWLGLISCVTSTYWNVTEECGEDAVPVRIYLVGTIVLISVNILLLVILVNRSAQGSITEVHKRRLVAPLLVIKILLILPETGLNVLGTMWAFCGTFECRSNDKVSRTVIEAIVLFNWVVFALIIFGLAIVFDPLGSAKYKNGRDTNDNGPTESAIHRKVSKLWFRRFRWAFCCLRRDEFGHEAFTQVASLLSALFRGTDLVPSDIVAGCVLLRVRQKRETREMRRIRMLNDDGPRYSTDITRVFATSPAWMTIKNARHFLRFALAAYGWPMVCYLNCCTGPYRLIPKMTCCACFRRKPQIIIDDNCCLCHLAGVRYTSRLRSEDVLHASFKNHVFELPFCIMADHSTKSIVIAIRGSLSMRDVFTDLVANAERFDAPGMPPESSAHRGMVAGVDCMLKRLREGNILERICATYPEYTLVLTGHSLGAGVSILLAAKLRSRFPDLRVYAFATPAGLLSREAARCTESFAFTIGVGDDFVMRLGVDSIENLRTSVIETIRACKLPKWRIMLNGFGYALFGVPSRDLETTWHDVTEITKKAAQSPLLSGERPIQTVATAEGGLLSSEISLRRFAKTRLYTGGRILHIVRRKKTELEKKSNSGGPTYEMRWATAEDFTELKVMPRMLLDHLPDNVFKTLTTILEDQKTHNGSVLSLQEI, from the exons ATGCCGGCTTTGCGTCTGTTTGGCCGGAAATGGTTAGCCGCCTCGGACGACCTCGTGTTTCCGTGCGTTTTCGAAATCTGCTTCCGGATCGTATG GCTGGGGCTGATTTCGTGCGTAACGTCCACCTACTGGAACGTGACCGAGGAGTGCGGTGAGGATGCAGTCCCGGTCCGGATCTATCTGGTCGGGACGATAGTGTTAATTAGTGTAAATATACTACTGCTCGTCATCTTAGTCAATCGCAGCGCCCAGGGCAGCATTACCGAGGTGCACAAGCGCCGGCTGGTCGCGCCGCTGCTAGTAATCAA AATACTTTTAATTCTACCGGAAACGGGCTTGAACGTGCTGGGCACCATGTGGGCGTTCTGTGGAACGTTCGAGTGTAGAAGCAATGATAAGGTATCCCGAACTGTGATCGAAG CAATCGTCCTATTCAACTGGGTCGTGTTTGCGCTGATAATATTTGGCCTGGCGATCGTGTTTGACCCGCTCGGCTCGGCCAAGTACAAGAATGGGCGCGACACGAACGACAACGGACCGACCGAGTCGGCGATCCACCGGAAGGTGTCGAAGCTATGGTTCCGCCGGTTCCGGTGGGCCTTCTGCTGCCTGCGCCGGGACGAGTTCGGGCACGAAGCGTTCACGCAGGTCGCCAGCCTGCTGAGTGCACTGTTCCGCGGGACCGATCTCGTACCGTCCGACATTGTGGCCGGCTGTGTGCTGTTGCGCGTCCGACAGAAGCGTGAAACGCGCGAGATGCGCCGGATACGCATGCTCAACGACGACGGTCCGCGGTACTCGACCGACATCACGCGCGTCTTTGCCACCTCGCCAGCCTGGATGACGATCAAGAATGCGCGGCACTTCCTACGCTTCGCGCTGGCCGCGTACGGTTGGCCGATGGTGTGCTATCTGAACTGCTGCACGGGGCCCTACCGGTTGATACCGAAGATGACGTGCTGTGCGTGCTTCCG ACGAAAACCCCAAATCATCATCGATGACAACTGctgcctgtgtcatctggcCGGCGTACGGTACACGTCCCGGTTGCGAAGTGAAGATGTACTACACGCGTCATTCAAAAATCATGTATTTGAG TTACCATTCTGCATAATGGCGGATCACAGCACGAAAAGCATCGTCATCGCGATCCGGGGCAGTCTGTCGATGCGGGACGTCTTCACCGATCTGGTCGCGAATGCGGAACGCTTCGATGCACCCGGCATGCCACCGGAGTCGTCCGCCCACCGCGGCATGGTGGCCGGTGTTGACTGTATGCTGAAGCGTTTGCGCGAGGGCAACATACTGGAGCGTATCTGTGCGACCTATCCCGAGTATACGCTCGTGCTGACGGGGCACAGTCTCGGTGCGGGCGTTTCCATCCTGCTGGCGGCTAAACTGCGCAGCCGCTTTCCGGATTTGCGCGTGTACGCGTTCGCTACGCCAGCGGGACTGTTGAGCCGGGAGGCGGCCCGTTGTACGGAGAGCTTCGCGTTCACGATCGGTGTCGGGGACGATTTCGTGATGCGGCTCGGCGTGGATTCGATCGAGAATTTGCGCACGAGCGTTATCGAAACGATACGGGCGTGTAAGCTGccaaag TGGCGCATCATGCTGAACGGGTTCGGCTATGCGCTGTTTGGGGTGCCATCGCGAGATCTCGAAACGACCTGGCACGATGTGACGGAAATCACGAAAAAGGCCGCCCAAAGTCCACTGCTGTCCGGTGAGCGCCCAATCCAGACGGTGGCAACTGCG GAGGGTGGACTACTGTCGAGCGAAATCTCTCTACGCCGGTTTGCCAAAACGCGCCTGTACACCGGTGGCCGCATACTGCACATCGTGCGGCGGAAGAAAACGGAACTCGAAAA GAAATCCAACAGCGGTGGACCAACGTACGAGATGCGGTGGGCCACGGCGGAAGACTTTACCGAGCTGAAGGTGATGCCGCGCATGCTGCTCGACCATCTGCCGGACAACGTTTTCAAAACGCTCACCACCATCCTGGAGGATCAGAAAACGCACAACGGGTCCGTGCTGTCGCTGCAGGAAATATGA